One Neisseria sp. Marseille-Q5346 genomic region harbors:
- the arsC gene encoding arsenate reductase (glutaredoxin) (This arsenate reductase requires both glutathione and glutaredoxin to convert arsenate to arsenite, after which the efflux transporter formed by ArsA and ArsB can extrude the arsenite from the cell, providing resistance.) codes for MPSEFTLYHNPRCSKSRAALALLEEKGVAADVVKYLDTAPDLAILQDMFAKLGIESVRGMMRTKDDLYKELGLDNPDLDNAALLQAIVEHPALLERPVLVTPTRAAIGRPLENIAALLG; via the coding sequence ATGCCGTCTGAATTCACACTTTATCACAACCCGCGTTGCAGCAAATCGCGTGCCGCGCTGGCTTTGCTCGAAGAAAAAGGCGTTGCCGCCGACGTAGTCAAATATCTGGATACCGCGCCCGATTTGGCGATTTTGCAGGATATGTTTGCCAAACTCGGTATCGAATCGGTGCGCGGCATGATGCGCACGAAAGACGATTTGTACAAAGAATTGGGTTTGGACAATCCCGATTTGGACAATGCCGCCCTGCTTCAGGCAATCGTCGAACACCCTGCCCTGCTTGAGCGTCCCGTTTTGGTAACGCCTACGCGCGCAGCCATCGGCCGTCCGTTGGAAAACATTGCCGCCCTACTCGGCTGA